The DNA region ATATGAGGAATCTTCACATCCTAATGTTTCACAACCCTGAAGTCAGAGCCAGACAGACGCATGTTTAATCTCTTCATGTCTGCCTCCCTGTCTTTACCCGTCTGTCATTATTTGGAGCCTCTAATGTTGCTTCAGactctatttgtgtgtgtgtactgtatatcttACTAATTCCACTGTTCTGCTGTTGTCACAACGCCGCTTGTCTGCTAATGCCTGTGTTGTCTCCAACTGCAGGTTTATGGTTTTTGTTATCACATTAGCACGGTTTAGCTCAGTTAATTGTCTGATCGCAGCTCACGTTCGCACTAAATCCCCACAAGTTACACCACTAACATCCTAGGAGCCGTTCTGTTTACGTGCACTGCCAAAATGTCCCAGCTTCCCATGTTGGTCTGTGGCCGTGCTGTAATCTGATACCGGTTTCGAGTAAATGCTTCCTTGTAACAGTTTAGTTCCACAGAAACATGTTCTGTGTGAAAGCTCCCTTTGCTTACGTGCTTCCAACTGTGTATCAGCCAAACCTGATCGAGAAATAGTTGGGACACGTGGTGCATATCTTTTACTGTTTGAATGGCACAATTAAACTGAatgaaaagtataaaagtatagTATACCTATAAAACTATATACACGTCCTCTGTAATGTGGATTGAAATGGAGATGGAGGCATGGTTGGCTATGCacttgtgttttactgtaacaACTCAACCTCAGGTCTACACACTCCATCCTGggaggatcccaaggtgttCCTATGCTATAATGGATGTGCAGTCTCTAACATGTTCTGGTCTGCCCTGTGGTCTCCTCCCAGCTTTGCAGAGAGCATCTTAGAGAGACGTTGTGATCAGATTCCCAAATGAGCTCAGTACAAAGCAGCTCCTCATACTGTCCAAGAACCGTGCATGAAACAATTTGTTTATTAACTATGGTCTCTGGGCAAGAttgctgaaaatgtttgctAATTTGTAGTAAATACCCTATAAATGTTTTAGAATATACAAGAGACAGAGTTGAAGTTTCTTAATCGGATACATTCAAGAAGGTGGAGCCTGATTTCGACAGTGCTGGCATAGAGGACTCGAGTTTGGCAACAGCAGACCGCTTGGCAGAGAACTCAGCCTTGTTTCAATAACCACAAGACACCTGACTGCACTGACTTGTTTGGTAAGAGCCACTGAACAGGTGCACTGTTAATAGGCTGAATAGCTGTCGGAATATATCAAAAAAACCTGACAAACAtttttggtggggggggggggttatgacACAACAGATGCATGAAGTGCTGTGAGTTGCACAGGCATGTCTCTCTCGTCAGGTCTTGCCAGGCGAGTTTTGTTCTAAcctgtcttctcctccttccatccCCCACTAGTCTGGAAAACACACCTACTGCATTTCAGTGGAATCATCCTACAGGTGAgggggtgtgtgagtgtgtattgaTCTTATTTAGCCTTTGACTCTCCGGAAAAGAAGTATTTACATGGTCACATCGATGCCGtattcaacatgttttctataacatctttatttttccttgGCCACACCTGCAGTCCCGTCTGAAAGGTGCGACACAActgaagtttatttttctcaggGATGCCAGAGCAGAGGTTTGTGAGTCAGCGTGAGTCAGTGATTGATTAGATTAGTTTGGACTGTCGTTTTGAAATATAAAGTTGCTCCATCAATGTCATGGATATTTGTTGTGagcaagagtgtgtgtatgactcAGCCCATTTAAAGAtaaggcagagggaggaggaggtgattgtgtgtgtttatggggaAAAAGGTGGGCATTCACAGATCTCGGCTTTCTTCCTGTTCCCTcccttctttttgtttcagattCTCTCAGAAGGGGaactcagacagacacctgaagACCCGACCACAAGAATTCAATCTCCACTGCCACATCTGCATGATTTAGCTCTGTGAGTAGATATTTTTCCACTTATTCCTATTTTCACGTGTCGTTGGGTTGTCTCACTGTGCTGTATGCCTGCCCTGAAGCCAGTGGTGACCACAGTCGTGCTGTGTTGGTGAAAAACCTGACTGACGAGATGCCTGAGAAGTACCATaacttcaccaccaccacttaTTTATCAGATAACCTTCCACGCTACAGAGCTTAGCAGAAAGGCTTTATGTTAAACTGCAGGTACTGcatattatcattttatatctgtatatattatgCTCTAATATGTGCATTACACAGTTGTGCTGTCCTACATGCTTTGGTTTGTTTAGTCTTACAGGTTTAGTTGAACACGGTGTCCTTTAACATCtctaatgctgctgctgaaacaacTGGAGTTGTTAGCATTTcacttctctgtgtgtctcatgTGAAAAGAATAactgcaaaaaacacacacacacgctttttgttttgatgttcaACCCTTCAAATAGTTTCTTACACtactgtgtttgtgcagttaGGCTGTGGCGCACTTATTTGTATGTGatgatttaaaagtaaaataaggGCGAGACACGCACCCAGCACACAGCTCTCAGTTCCATGCTCTGTGTTGGCACTGAAATTAGTTTGTAAACGTACATCTTAATCTATTACACACATCTTGTTTCGTTCTCGTTTAACCTGtataaagacagaaatgtaTCAGTGGTGTTAAATATGTTTTGGGGAATTCTATGGAGAAACTCTGGATGCACATGGCtccatttgaatttaaaatctCTTGATATGTTCATGCTCACTGGTGAGAAACATCATAATCATTAAGAGTATAGAAAATTCAGACTGTCCCTGTCGTGCATGTTTCTTTATGGTTTACAAAGCTGGTGTTTCTGTCGGGCACCTGGGTCCTGCAGAAAAGCCTCGgtgttttctctttgtcatgtgtctttgttgtgttttaggGTGCGGCTCCCTTCCATTCATAGCTCCCGTCTCCCACTCTCCTTCCATTTATCACTCCCTCCCTTTCTAGTCCAAGTTTCGTCCCTTccttccaccccccccccctctacgATGTCAATCCctgtccctcctccccagcCAAGAGGCATCGACTACAGCCTGCCCACCTGTGGAGAGATTCAGTGCAGTGGTCGTGGTGCCTGCGTGGTTCCTGCTGGTGGCGGCACTGATctggtgtgtgactgtgacctGGGCTACAGAGGTGAATCCTGCGACGACACGGTCAACGGGGCGTTGAGCTTACCGCTGACCCTCAGCGTGCTGGGCGTCATCGCCGGGCTGCTGATCCTGGCTTTCATCGTCGCCAAGATgaggcagaagcagaagaagagacaAAGGTACTGGAATATATCAGTGGAGTCTTTCTGGTGGAAGCTTTCCCATTTGTTGCTCTTGTGGGACAAACTCTTAAATGAGATTGAATTAATTCAAGACAAACATAACTAAGACAAGTGACTGTACACAAGTTAACTAAATATGTGCAGAACAATCCTAAATAAACTGGACATGATGTATGAAACCAAAAGTTTCTGATGGTATATTATTGAACATCGGACAGATCAGGATCATTTCCCACCCTACATAAGAAATGTGGTCGATACTGATCCACTCATTTCGctctcaaaaagaaaacaaagagatatgatatgatatgactGAAAACAAGGAGTTTACTCTTGGAGATGTGTCATCCCTCATGAATGACAGGGTTTCATCatgtcactgaaaatgaaagctgcTGTTCAAAGCAAATGTGTGGAATGTCTGTTGGAGAGTGTCTACTTTCACTGCATGCTGAAAGATCCTACGTGCTGAACAGTGTTTGCTACGTGCTCATACACGAACACGGATGTTCACTCCTGTGTTCACCTGGTTGGCAACAACAATGTAAGATGTGAAAAATGAGTTGTGTCTTTTGTCAACAGGGAAATTCAGGCAGCAAAACACGGCTACAATGTCGCTGTGTGAACAAATCTCCATCATCATATCTGAGGTAGGCATTCAGCTGGAGGTTCAATATATTACAatacttttaattaattttttaattcctacattgtttacatccatgttttctTGCTATTTTTCTTCTACTTCTTTGCtgccttctcttttctttgtacacatttgtctgtgtgttaccGCCATCACCTGTCTGTGTAACGGCAGGACGTgaactcacatgcacacagaagaATGTGTTCTTAAACACATTTCTCCACAGCACTACTAGTGGTGACAAACTCTGAATTCACAGACACCTCTGATCTGTATCTTTTCTGTCACTGCAACCAAGACACAAGAATGATGAATAAGTAAAACTaattcctctcttttccttgtCCAGGTCAACCATGACTTAGTGGCCAGTGGCTCCGTTCGGCCTGCACCAGCTTTCTCCTGCGGCGAGCTTCCAGCACAGTTTGCTGAATGTTGTGAGATTTTGTTGCTACTGCAGAACGACTGATCATCCTAGAGACTCAAACGCTGAGCTGATGAACTGAGCTTTCGCAGCTTTAACACGACACTGACTCACTGCagtaatgttgttttttgtaggTTTGGAGgttgtggataaaaaaaactatcaCTTTAAAGTATATCCATCAAACAAATAGCATGCATGTACTACAGAGCCCTCAGTCTGCTAACTTAGACAGATGATAGACTTACAGGCATGTGTTTACTGTAACTGAGCTGAATTTGGGGGTATTGAATCTTTACCTTCTTTACATCTGTGTTGCAGCGTGCATCTGAGGACAGCAGAGTTTATTTGAGAAAAACACCAGTTGAGGTTTTCTCAGTCCTGAGTAGTTCACCATAACCCACCggactattttttttcttgttagcTTGCTTTAATATTCGTATTTCTTGTTATTTATAGAATTTTGATGAACTCTTGTGGCAACTTAGTGTTAAAAAACTGTAATTAAACATAAAGATTGTAAGCATCAGTCCCAACAGCAGGTGCAACCATTTGGGTCCACACACTAACTGAATTGAGCTTTTATGGACCAAATGATCAACGTGATTCCAGATGAAGTTGTTTATAGTCTGAATGCACAGCAGGAAACGTCAGGATCTgtctaaaaatataaacaagGGCTTATTTCCATAGATAAGCCGACCGTGTCCTGTAACACTGGCTAAAATACCGTAAGCGTTCACCTCTCAGTTGCTGTCGCTGTCGGAGGAGAAGCTTCCCTCACATACACAGAAAGCAGTGCTACGTCTCACTGCCATGTTTGGTGAGTGAATTCATGAAGGTGTCGAAAACCAAAAGTGGGAGAACTTGAGATGTTTTCACAGCAGTCAATTTCAAAACGGGCAAATCAGGAATTTTAACCAGCTTTGACTTGACCTTGTGTAGTTGCTGCTTTATCGTGCCATCCATATTACATTTATCTGCTCTGAGCCTCTTGAGATTGTTGTTGGGTGTATTTGTTGTTGGGTGCATCTGGTTCGCTCCTAGTTGAAAATAATCAGATTCCTATGTGCACCTAACAGGAAGGCACCAACACATCACTGTCATTCTTCATCTCTGCTTTCTGttggaatgaaaacacaaggGCACTAGAGGTAATCTGGGAATTGAGATTTGAGATTCGACAGAACAAACTCTCAGGAAACGGCGACTGTATTTTGGCTCTGAACCTGTGCAGACGTCTCAGGATCAAAGCCACACAGCCGTCGTCCTACATGGTTTGGACCTTTCTGAGTAACCAAGTTACTCTCAGGAACATAGCCAGTGTTAAGTGCtcttctgtgctgtgtgtctgtcttttgtaCCCTACTGACTGAATTACCGTGTTTTGAATGCCTTTTTTTGTAACTTAACTGCAAGCATTAGCATGACATAACTTTTTTATagacttgtttttctctctgcagtcacaCGTGTATCGACAAGCTTCTTTTAAAAACCGAGCATCAACTCTTTAACGATTTGTTAATCATGTAATCATGAGCAAACACACTTTAGTCTctcatatttgtatttatggAAAACGGATGATAAGGAACTATGTCAACAACCCCAAACTAAAATCTATATgcatcattttgaattcctcTCCTGTCATAAATTGTTTGGCACAGTTTAGCTTTTAAGCCCGACCCATTTAATTGTCTTTTGgcctgattattattattttttaaaggcttaagtgtttattttgtgATGCTTTTGCTGACTACTAACTACCGTTGGTTGGACCTGAATATTTATTAGCAACTATTGCTGTTTACTCAGTGAGACGCACTTTGTCACAGAACAAGCTTTGTGGAACAAGTTGAGCCTTGGGATAAATTAATTTGTCTATGCGTCTCCCTGCAATTGTCAATGCTGTCTATTCTAATGGACTATTTCTTTGGCAAGCACACTTTTAAAAGTTCACCCACTGTCACCATCATTCTCATGAGCAACTGTATTTAATTCACTTTTTGCGATTCATGACTACAATACCTTTGTtgcacaaacactttttttgcACAGTATATGTCGTCTGTTCAGCaactttcaaataaaatgtacaacaaCCCAacaaatcattgtttttgtttccatccGCTGTTTAAATGCAATAGATTTGTATAAATAAAGTCAGTTACTGACATGATGAAGTGGTCTACACtactgctttttctttcttgtttatCATGAACAATTTGCAGTTGTGTAGGGTTTTATAGTTAGTTAACCTGTCCAGTGTGGATCCTGCCATTAGCTACCGTTTCCAGCTGTACGGACAGGTGGTTACAAAAATGGTCCAAAGAGTGAGAGCTATGTATTACTCTGATAATGTTAAGCTGCATTAACATTTGTTAAAGTTCATAATAGTAATCTTTATGGCTATCCAGATACCAGTGATATACAAAACTAATGGGTTTGTTTCTCTAGAATCATTACTAAGTTGTAATGGTATCAGTGTGTATTCCTACTGTGCATACACCAAACATACACGGCTGCCTGGTTAAACTCTTCCTGGGCTTCGGTGACATGAGAGTATCGGCTTCAGTGTTTACTAAACTCAACAGGAACTGAGACTGGGAACGACTGATCTGCAGTCATGCAGGCTGACGAGCTAACTGTCTGTCATCGGAGAAAATATGTATCTGGTACGACGAGGAACAGGAAGGATCAGGCTTCAGGCGATACTATGTCAACACCTGCTTTCCTGTTAACTGAGCAGACTTTGCATGGTTGTTTTACCGACGGAGGAGCACGCTGACAGTGAACCCTGAACGCAGCATCTATCCTCACCCCACCAACCATCATTTCATGAGTCAGTCCACTCTATATGATGGACACAACACATCTTGAAACCCTCCTTTAGAAATCTGATCTTTTGCAGAAGCCGGTAAATTCAtacttttagtgtttttgtgtgtgacattGTGAGAGTTCAAAATTAATTACGACTAATCCCAGTAATACCAGTGTATGTACAGGTAGTACAGTGAATATGTCCGCTGTACATTATCACAAGATGGTTGAAGGCTgttacaaaatatacaaaatatagagcaaaaataataaattaggTTCAAATGTAATTGTTCCTGTCCCATAAAGTGTCAGTGTCTTTTTACGAagtgaaaagtaaatatttgaaatgacttCTCCCTCTGTGATTGGTCGCTTTAACACGTCTCTCTATACCTCAGCTGTCACTGGCTGTGGCATTCAACAGGTCCTGCAGGGAGAAGTGCATCAGGCCCATTTAACAACAAAGGACTCAGGAGCAGCTATAGAGCCACAACTGCTCATTACAGTGTCGCCTTGTTTGAAATGTTCAGCCAGTTTAAACAGAAGAggtaatgttgtcagacaagATGGGTTAAGAAGCCAACCTCTCAGACCGGTCGGGCTGCATTGTCAGTAAATGTACGAGGTTAAGACTGAGCAGACATGGAggtaaagaaagacaaaatgcagCCCGCCTGTGTGTTTGAATAGTGTCCATAATGACTTCTGCCCTCTCGTTCTGTGGAAGCCGTCACAGCTGCTAGAATACATTACTTTGAACATTTCAGATTCTTGCTCTAAAGGCTATTTCCAGTTATAAAATctctttaaaactttttaaacaagCACGTCTGCAAAATTTGAAAATCTCAATATTGTGCGTATGGTTCACATTCACCTCCACCCATGCAGAACAAGAAGAATTACGTCATTAGCAAAGCACAGTGCACATTTAATAAACAGCACTTGTATTACAGAGCAATTAGGACAATATTGATCACCTCAGGATGCTTCTCTCAACAGGCGTCCTGCTGTCCTACCAGGTTGGCCATAATTGTAAAGTGCATTAGAATCCAGTATTTACATAAGAATGGAGGAAGGAAATGGCTTGTGCATtaatgcacacagaaaaaaaaagcttccttAAAGGCGAGGACTATTTACAAATGGAGTTCAGCTTAATTTGCAGAATATCAAAGACCAGCCACGGTAAACTTCAACTCAATATCATTATTCTTCAAAACAAGGTAGGTTCCTCCTTCACTTTCAATCTCACATTATTATATTTACCCAATTTTTACCTTCATGACAGTAGCTGCACTGCTGGAGGCATTCATTATAATGATGTTAGTGTTCATCACAGCCCAGCTGAGCCCTCACTGAGCCAGTGCACCCATCATTAAACTTAAACTCTTCCGGGTGTGTGCCTCCAAGTACCACAGTCTTAAtgatgaaacattaaaaatgatcctGCTTCACTTGATAGTGAGTCTGCAGTCATCTGTTCTATGATGAGCCTTCAATATTAGTTTTATAGCCTCCATCAGCTGACAGCTTTAAACTACTTTATGGGATTAGTGTCTCCTGTTATCACTACAATAATATTACAGATATTAACTGACTACATGTTAGAAAGTCATGGTTCAGTGTCATGGCCTCTTCCCCCTCTCAGATAGTCATGTTTGTCTCCAGGTCGGGGCTTTAGTGTGTGTCCAGATGTGGGTCGTGTGCCCCTCATAGGTCGGCATCATAGGGTCTGCCGCTGTAGGAGGTGTTGACTGAGCGGGCCGCGGGGCTCTTGGCTCTTGGGAAGGACACATCTTCATCCAGGGAGTCCTTGGAGTAGGGCACGCTGCTGCTGGCGCTGCTCCGGGCCCGGTTCAGGCTCGGCACGTCGACGCGTCTCGGCGGCGGCTTCTGGTGGTTGAACTGGCCCATGACCTCCTCCACCCGTCTCTCCCCTCGGTTCTTCCCTCCGCAGCAACGCCAGATCCCGATGAACATGACGAAGCCGCCCAGGACTTCAAATATCCCGCCGATGTAGCCCAGGATGATGCAGTAGCCGACCTGCACGTCTGCGAGCGACGACCCCGACGGGATTTCGGTGAGGATGTGGGTGTACCAGGCGATGGGGATGATGGTCATGACGCCCGAGAGGAAGATCAGCAGCCCCCCCAGGCCGGCCACCGTCCAGTTAGGCCTGTCTGTCCAGCAGCGGACCCCGGGGATGGCCACGGCCAGCCCGATGAGAGTCACGATGAGGGAGGCCACCATCAAACCCTGCGCCACCGGGATGATCTCCTGGGCGAAGTATTCGGTGTCCTGCTGGTTGCACTCCGACCTCGTGGAGGACGTGGTGGTCCTGCAGATGTCCCAGATGCCTTGCTGGAGGAACTCGTCGGACGGGGAGTTGGGGAGGTTATTCAGGGTCCTCCAGTTCGGGGCCACGGTGGCCGTCAGATCCAGCACCCACCCGCAGGGAGCCATGACCATGCCGAAGATCAGGATGCCCGGGGTGCGCAGGGATAACCGGATCCACTCCTCCGTTGATCGCCGCGGCATGATGTCTGTGCAGGATGTCTTCTCTCTCCCAAACTCAGAGTAGAGATCCAGGCAGGAGTCTCTGAGTTTTGACACAACAGCTGCTCTTAAAAAACAAGTCCGACTGAAACCTGGCAGTGGGCGGGGCACCAGCCTCACCTGCCTGCCCCCGTCCCCAAACGGGACAGGTGTGACCAGGCTGGGAGCTTTTTCATCTTCACCTGCAAcccaaaaaaaagagagggagaggacagtTTCGACGAGGCTTTTATCATGCAAATGTCTGCTcagagataaagataaagatgtaTTTTATCACTGAAGGCCTCTTGATGAAATCTGCTCGCTGGAGTTTATAAATATCACAAGAATTAGTCCTCAAATACTGTTTCAGTAACTTTACAGGGGTCACCTGAGggactaaccctaaccctaaataCAGAGAGTGTCTGATAGGATGGGCCACCTCCTGAACCAACACAGCACGTTCTTAGAAATGAAAGTTTTCCCACCGATTTTTATTGATGAACCACAACACGTTTGAATTTTCAGCTCAGCAACCTTCCCCCCCCAGGAGAGGGAAATCACAGCAAGTGGGCCTGTTTGTGAAGATGGCTGAGGGGTGGGATGTCATTCATTCAATAAAACAAGTGTGACActttgttgaaatgttaaattaaagcaGCACTAAGGCTTGCATGCGATTCCTAAACCTGTTATAGTGTAAGATGTGAGCTGAACAGGCTCCTGTTGGGGCCTAAGATCAAGGAAACGTGCAGCAGGCTGTTATTTTTCCTCGTTACAAATTTCCCAGCAGGTGATCAGCTTTAGAACATGTCGGCTTCAGAGATTAAGATGGCGATGGCTTTGGTTTGATGCCACGGTGGTTGTGTGGGAAGCATTTTTAGTAAGAATGTAGATGTGCAGGAACCTTCTGACAGTGGTTCAAATACCTTTCTGCCTCATTGTCCTCTCGTCCTCTCTCCTTCACGCGTTTCTATCTGcgtatctgtgtctgtttttatggagctttttctccctttctgaCTGCTCCTGCTCTTCCTGAGGTCTCCTCTCAAATCAGCATTGCTAATCCCATGAAAGTGGATTATTCACAAATGCTTCTGAAGTTTCTTCAGGGTGTAAAGTTCATTACAAAATTCATATAGTTAACTAAACtgaaaaaatcatttatttaagtgaaatgaaaataaaaactagactacagaaaaggaaaacaatatCATGTACTTACAAAACTACACACAGGATATGTCTTTACTTTAAGCTCAATTCTGAACTTCTCAAACTCCTCAGATCTTAAAGCCCCTGACAAACATCGTCCATATTATGAACAAGAAACCCTGAAACCACGACTGAAACTACTAGAAActaaaacatcttaaaacaataaaaactaaactgaaaggAGCAACTGGCTGAGATGAAACTGGGTTAAGAAAAAAAGtaatgacaaacacaaatgtacaacAGCCCTGGTTTATTGGTGCGTATCAGTGATTTCTCTCATGTCATCACTGCGCTCAGATCCTGAGATGGAGGTGGGGTTTCTGAGGAGCTGAACAACCTGATGATACACCCAGAGATTATAGTACAGAGTTTAAGTTGAACATCAACATCCAGTTTGATTGTTTTACCCAGTGGGACGGGTTTTGTGATTGCCGTTACCAAAATAACATTCATCTGAAGAGCTGCTTATTTCAGTGGATGAGACATTGATTCAGAGTAGTTAGCAGTGCCCTCGGTGCCAGTGGCTGTTTTTGCCTTAAggtttcttgtgtgtttttcctttaagtGTGTGAAATTTGCATAATGTCATTGATTGTACAAATCCAGACTATTAAATCACGTGTTCCTTGTTGTGAGAATTGTTTTTTCAGGGCAGGTTTAACTCTGACACACAAAGGAAGTATGAGAGGTATGTCGACCAACCAGACAGAACTCTGCATGCTCGTCTCCTGACGCCACAGTCCTGTTTTATCACTTCTGCAAGCTGAGTCACTGCTGTAGCAGCTGTCATGCATGATCAGCCGTCACATCATTCATTATACTTGTGGCAGTCTTGGACAC from Pempheris klunzingeri isolate RE-2024b chromosome 19, fPemKlu1.hap1, whole genome shotgun sequence includes:
- the LOC139219024 gene encoding claudin-23-like; this encodes MPRRSTEEWIRLSLRTPGILIFGMVMAPCGWVLDLTATVAPNWRTLNNLPNSPSDEFLQQGIWDICRTTTSSTRSECNQQDTEYFAQEIIPVAQGLMVASLIVTLIGLAVAIPGVRCWTDRPNWTVAGLGGLLIFLSGVMTIIPIAWYTHILTEIPSGSSLADVQVGYCIILGYIGGIFEVLGGFVMFIGIWRCCGGKNRGERRVEEVMGQFNHQKPPPRRVDVPSLNRARSSASSSVPYSKDSLDEDVSFPRAKSPAARSVNTSYSGRPYDADL